From the Phyllopteryx taeniolatus isolate TA_2022b chromosome 16, UOR_Ptae_1.2, whole genome shotgun sequence genome, one window contains:
- the tbc1d16 gene encoding TBC1 domain family member 16 isoform X2, translated as MFSGSGIFAGSERWSDTKAAVRNVWVTSQSDGTQHSEPVGGAGRRSRRPREADVDAPRGLWTPAAEPKDGPRVPLSEEMSLGRLLRRASSKASDLLTFNPGATLRSGSDGEIVYSKNNVCVHPAEPLPGLAEHHPGYLCVHVEKDESLGTTLILTWVPNSRIQKRDEEAMRYITPESSPVRRNARRGGRRRHSRPPAAQAEDDEDEDEERNVARGSSADEADEGSCELSDEVSRDSATGSDSDTFSSPFCLSPVSEALREGGGSVFLDNDCREPSEEFARRSTSSASASSPESDGQSQGARWEERQKALALERLRAVFRVDLGHMRSLRLFFSDDACAGGQLVIASRESQYKILHFHRAGLDKLAEVFQQWKCCRETRLKDQVPDEKTCMHFSIQRSAPPSAESHPEEKLYRRLDVSTWLRHLDDNGQVEEEYKLRKAIFFGGIEPSIRGEVWPFLLHYYTCDSTSQEREAWRLEKRVHYHDVQQRRLSMSPEEHSDFWRKVQFTVDKDVVRTDRNNQFFRGENNPNVEMMRRVLLNYAVFNPDTGYCQGMSDLVAPLLTEIQDESDTFWCFVGLMENTIFISSPRDEDMERQLMYLRELLRLMLPRFHRHLTALGEDGLQLLFCHRWILLCFKREFPDTDALRMWEACWAHYQTDYFHLFLCVAIIVLHGDDVTDQQLATDQMLLHFSNLSMRMNGELVLRKARSLLYQFRLLPRIPCSLHDLCKLCGPGMWDSRYIPAVECSGEHPDSQSCPYGGTSTPRPSSPDPSGASKSRETFAFGKQS; from the exons atgttttccggAAGTGGAATATTTGCCGGCAGCGAACGTTGGAGTGACACCAAAGCGGCGGTGAGAAACGTGTGGGTGACGTCACAGTCAGACGGAACACAACACTCGGAGCCCGTCGGCGGCGCCGGTCGTCGTTCCCGCAGACCGAGAGAGGCTGACGTGGACGCCCCCCGTGGCCTGTGGACTCCCGCGGCGGAACCCAAG GATGGGCCCCGCGTCCCGCTTTCTGAGGAGATGTCACTGGGTCGGCTCCTGCGGCGCGCCTCCTCCAAGGCCTCCGACCTCTTGACCTTTAACCCCGGCGCGACGCTGCGCTCGGGCTCGGACGGCGAGATCGTTTACTCCAAAAACAACGTGTGCGTGCACCCCGCCGAGCCGCTGCCCGGCCTGGCGGAGCACCACCCGG GCTACCTGTGCGTGCACGTGGAGAAGGACGAGAGCCTGGGCACCACTCTCATTCTGACCTGGGTGCCCAACTCGCGCATCCAGAAGCGGGACGAAGAGGCCATGCGCTACATCACGCCCGAGAGCTCGCCCGTGCGACGGAACGCGCGCCGCGGAGGCCGGCG ACGGCACTCGCGCCCCCCCGCCGCACAAGCGGAAgacgacgaggacgaggacgaggagagGAACGTCGCCCGCGGCTCCTCCGCCGACGAGGCCGACGAGGGCTCGTGCGAGCTGTCGGACGAAGTGAGCCGCGACAGCGCCACGGGCTCCGACTCGGACACCTTCTCCTCGCCCTTCTGCTTGTCGCCCGTCAGCGAGGCGCTCCGTGAGGGCGGCGGCTCCGTCTTCTTGGACAACGACTGCAG GGAGCCGTCCGAGGAGTTCGCGCGCCGCTCGACGAgctccgcctccgcctccagCCCGGAGAGCGACGGCCAGTCGCAGGGCGCCCGGTGGGAAGAGCGGCAGAAGGCGCTGGCGCTGGAGCGGCTGCGCGCCGTGTTCCGGGTGGACCTGGGTCACATGAGGTCGCTGCGGCTCTTCTTCAG TGACGACGCGTGCGCCGGCGGCCAGCTGGTGATAGCCAGCCGAGAGAGCCAGTACAAGATCCTCCACTTCCACCGCGCCGGCCTGGACAAGCTGGCCGAGGTTTTCCAGCAGTGGAAGTGCTGCAGGGAGACGCGACTCAAAGACCAG GTGCCCGACGAGAAGACCTGCATGCACTTTTCCATCCAGAGGTCCGCGCCGCCGTCGGCCGAGAGCCACCCCGAGGAGAAGCTGTACCGCAGGCTGGACGTCAGCACCTGGCTACGACACCTCGACGACAACGGCCAGGTGGAGGAGGAGTATAAACTACGCAAG GCCATCTTCTTCGGGGGCATCGAGCCATCCATCCGTGGCGAGGTGTGGCCCTTCCTGTTGCACTACTACACTTGCGACTCCACCTCGCAGGAGAGGGAGGCCTGGAGGCTAGAGAAGCGGGTGCACTACCATGACGTCCAGCAGAGGAG GTTATCCATGAGCCCCGAGGAGCACAGCGACTTCTGGAGGAAGGTCCAGTTCACCGTGGACAAGGATGTGGTGAGGACGGACCGCAACAACCAGTTCTTCAGAGGCGAGAACAACCCCAACGTGGAGATGATGAG GCGTGTGCTGCTCAACTACGCCGTGTTCAACCCCGACACGGGCTACTGCCAGGGCATGTCGGACCTGGTGGCCCCGCTCCTGACCGAGATCCAGGACGAAAGCGACACGTTCTGGTGCTTCGTGGGCCTCATGGAGAACACCATCTTCATCAGCTCGCCACGGGACGAGGACATGGAGAGGCAGCTG ATGTACCTGCGGGAGCTGCTGCGCCTGATGCTGCCTCGCTTCCACCGGCACCTGACGGCGCTGGGCGAGGACGGCCTCCAGCTGCTCTTCTGCCACCGCTGGATCCTCCTGTGCTTCAAGCGCGAGTTCCCCGACACGGACGCTCTGCGCATGTGGGAGGCGTGCTGGGCTCACTACCAG ACGGATTACTTCCACCTGTTCCTGTGCGTGGCCATCATCGTCCTCCACGGCGACGACGTGACGGATCAGCAGCTGGCCACCGACCAAATGCTGCTGCACTTCAGCAACCTGTCCATGCGCATGAACGGAGAGCTGGTGCTGCGCAAG GCGCGCAGCCTCCTCTACCAGTTCCGCCTCCTACCCAGAATCCCGTGCAGCCTCCACGACCTGTGCAAACTGTGCGGCCCGGGCATGTGGGATAGCCGCTACATCCCCGCCGTGGAGTGTTCCGGCGAGCACCCGGACTCGCAGAGCTGTCCTTACGGGGGCACGTCTACGCCGCGGCCGTCCTCGCCCGACCCCTCGGGAGCCTCCAAATCTCGCGAGACTTTCGCCTTCGGGAAACAGTCTTGA
- the tbc1d16 gene encoding TBC1 domain family member 16 isoform X1, whose protein sequence is MFSGSGIFAGSERWSDTKAAVRNVWVTSQSDGTQHSEPVGGAGRRSRRPREADVDAPRGLWTPAAEPKDGPRVPLSEEMSLGRLLRRASSKASDLLTFNPGATLRSGSDGEIVYSKNNVCVHPAEPLPGLAEHHPGYLCVHVEKDESLGTTLILTWVPNSRIQKRDEEAMRYITPESSPVRRNARRGGRRRHSRPPAAQAEDDEDEDEERNVARGSSADEADEGSCELSDEVSRDSATGSDSDTFSSPFCLSPVSEALREGGGSVFLDNDCREPSEEFARRSTSSASASSPESDGQSQGARWEERQKALALERLRAVFRVDLGHMRSLRLFFSDDACAGGQLVIASRESQYKILHFHRAGLDKLAEVFQQWKCCRETRLKDQVPDEKTCMHFSIQRSAPPSAESHPEEKLYRRLDVSTWLRHLDDNGQVEEEYKLRKAIFFGGIEPSIRGEVWPFLLHYYTCDSTSQEREAWRLEKRVHYHDVQQRRLSMSPEEHSDFWRKVQFTVDKDVVRTDRNNQFFRGENNPNVEMMRRVLLNYAVFNPDTGYCQGMSDLVAPLLTEIQDESDTFWCFVGLMENTIFISSPRDEDMERQLVASRRIAKRAGSDTSSEPYDVCVLRVLAAQMYLRELLRLMLPRFHRHLTALGEDGLQLLFCHRWILLCFKREFPDTDALRMWEACWAHYQTDYFHLFLCVAIIVLHGDDVTDQQLATDQMLLHFSNLSMRMNGELVLRKARSLLYQFRLLPRIPCSLHDLCKLCGPGMWDSRYIPAVECSGEHPDSQSCPYGGTSTPRPSSPDPSGASKSRETFAFGKQS, encoded by the exons atgttttccggAAGTGGAATATTTGCCGGCAGCGAACGTTGGAGTGACACCAAAGCGGCGGTGAGAAACGTGTGGGTGACGTCACAGTCAGACGGAACACAACACTCGGAGCCCGTCGGCGGCGCCGGTCGTCGTTCCCGCAGACCGAGAGAGGCTGACGTGGACGCCCCCCGTGGCCTGTGGACTCCCGCGGCGGAACCCAAG GATGGGCCCCGCGTCCCGCTTTCTGAGGAGATGTCACTGGGTCGGCTCCTGCGGCGCGCCTCCTCCAAGGCCTCCGACCTCTTGACCTTTAACCCCGGCGCGACGCTGCGCTCGGGCTCGGACGGCGAGATCGTTTACTCCAAAAACAACGTGTGCGTGCACCCCGCCGAGCCGCTGCCCGGCCTGGCGGAGCACCACCCGG GCTACCTGTGCGTGCACGTGGAGAAGGACGAGAGCCTGGGCACCACTCTCATTCTGACCTGGGTGCCCAACTCGCGCATCCAGAAGCGGGACGAAGAGGCCATGCGCTACATCACGCCCGAGAGCTCGCCCGTGCGACGGAACGCGCGCCGCGGAGGCCGGCG ACGGCACTCGCGCCCCCCCGCCGCACAAGCGGAAgacgacgaggacgaggacgaggagagGAACGTCGCCCGCGGCTCCTCCGCCGACGAGGCCGACGAGGGCTCGTGCGAGCTGTCGGACGAAGTGAGCCGCGACAGCGCCACGGGCTCCGACTCGGACACCTTCTCCTCGCCCTTCTGCTTGTCGCCCGTCAGCGAGGCGCTCCGTGAGGGCGGCGGCTCCGTCTTCTTGGACAACGACTGCAG GGAGCCGTCCGAGGAGTTCGCGCGCCGCTCGACGAgctccgcctccgcctccagCCCGGAGAGCGACGGCCAGTCGCAGGGCGCCCGGTGGGAAGAGCGGCAGAAGGCGCTGGCGCTGGAGCGGCTGCGCGCCGTGTTCCGGGTGGACCTGGGTCACATGAGGTCGCTGCGGCTCTTCTTCAG TGACGACGCGTGCGCCGGCGGCCAGCTGGTGATAGCCAGCCGAGAGAGCCAGTACAAGATCCTCCACTTCCACCGCGCCGGCCTGGACAAGCTGGCCGAGGTTTTCCAGCAGTGGAAGTGCTGCAGGGAGACGCGACTCAAAGACCAG GTGCCCGACGAGAAGACCTGCATGCACTTTTCCATCCAGAGGTCCGCGCCGCCGTCGGCCGAGAGCCACCCCGAGGAGAAGCTGTACCGCAGGCTGGACGTCAGCACCTGGCTACGACACCTCGACGACAACGGCCAGGTGGAGGAGGAGTATAAACTACGCAAG GCCATCTTCTTCGGGGGCATCGAGCCATCCATCCGTGGCGAGGTGTGGCCCTTCCTGTTGCACTACTACACTTGCGACTCCACCTCGCAGGAGAGGGAGGCCTGGAGGCTAGAGAAGCGGGTGCACTACCATGACGTCCAGCAGAGGAG GTTATCCATGAGCCCCGAGGAGCACAGCGACTTCTGGAGGAAGGTCCAGTTCACCGTGGACAAGGATGTGGTGAGGACGGACCGCAACAACCAGTTCTTCAGAGGCGAGAACAACCCCAACGTGGAGATGATGAG GCGTGTGCTGCTCAACTACGCCGTGTTCAACCCCGACACGGGCTACTGCCAGGGCATGTCGGACCTGGTGGCCCCGCTCCTGACCGAGATCCAGGACGAAAGCGACACGTTCTGGTGCTTCGTGGGCCTCATGGAGAACACCATCTTCATCAGCTCGCCACGGGACGAGGACATGGAGAGGCAGCTGGTAGCGTCTCGTCGGATCGCCAAGCGAGCTGGTAGCGATACGTCGAGCGAGCCGTACGATGTGTGCGTGTTGCGTGTGCTTGCGGCGCAGATGTACCTGCGGGAGCTGCTGCGCCTGATGCTGCCTCGCTTCCACCGGCACCTGACGGCGCTGGGCGAGGACGGCCTCCAGCTGCTCTTCTGCCACCGCTGGATCCTCCTGTGCTTCAAGCGCGAGTTCCCCGACACGGACGCTCTGCGCATGTGGGAGGCGTGCTGGGCTCACTACCAG ACGGATTACTTCCACCTGTTCCTGTGCGTGGCCATCATCGTCCTCCACGGCGACGACGTGACGGATCAGCAGCTGGCCACCGACCAAATGCTGCTGCACTTCAGCAACCTGTCCATGCGCATGAACGGAGAGCTGGTGCTGCGCAAG GCGCGCAGCCTCCTCTACCAGTTCCGCCTCCTACCCAGAATCCCGTGCAGCCTCCACGACCTGTGCAAACTGTGCGGCCCGGGCATGTGGGATAGCCGCTACATCCCCGCCGTGGAGTGTTCCGGCGAGCACCCGGACTCGCAGAGCTGTCCTTACGGGGGCACGTCTACGCCGCGGCCGTCCTCGCCCGACCCCTCGGGAGCCTCCAAATCTCGCGAGACTTTCGCCTTCGGGAAACAGTCTTGA
- the galcb gene encoding galactocerebrosidase encodes MSSLPRLTLIATPEVTKVSAAAMACGSLVFLGTFWSLLVVSCVSQTYVLNDAEGLGRVFDGIGGLSGGGATTRLLVNYAEPYRSHVLDYLFKPNFGASLHMLKVEIGGDAQTTDGTEPSHMHAEDDENYFRGYEWWLMKEAKKRNPNVTLVALPWAFPGWVGRGKKWPYDFPDVTAAYVVSWIVGAKRFHRLDVDYVGIWNERPFDGAYIKLLRATLDKSGLERVGIIASDNLWEPISQAILLDPELGRAVDVIGAHYPGTAAAADALKTGKRLWASEDYSTFNDEVGGGCWARLVNQNYVNGLMSATVSWNLVASYYEALPFARDGLMTAAQPWSGYYAVESPVWMTAHTTQFSQPGWTYLKTVGHLAKGGSYVALTDGKANLTLVIETMSHDHSLCIRPPLPPYSVSPQNATFRLRGSFSSIRRLEIWRSRFNFRTKAPAFMERLRPLTLTDGTFTLSLAEDEVYTVSTITGAHKGKHPDPPAPAPFPEEYEDDFNVREAPFSEAPNFADQTGVFEYYANLTDPGPHARTLRQVVTRPPISWAADADQTLSVIGDYAWRDLTVECDVFMERARTGGVFIAARVDKGGEAVRSAKGVFFWIFADGTYKVTDDLAGLTILAEGPSGTRAGDWHTLSLSVRGPLASGRLNGFVLWENAVALTPRNGWAAIGTRSFELAQFDNFAVKATKGEARLKS; translated from the coding sequence ATGTCGTCACTTCCTCGCTTGACTTTGATCGCGACCCCGGAAGTGACAAAGGTGAGCGCGGCCGCCATGGCGTGCGGAAGCCTTGTTTTCCTTGGAACCTTTTGGAGTTTGTTGGTGGTTTCCTGCGTTTCCCAGACCTACGTGCTGAACGACGCCGAGGGACTGGGACGAGTTTTTGACGGCATCGGAGGCTTGAGCGGCGGAGGGGCGACGACGCGACTCCTGGTCAATTACGCGGAGCCCTACCGAAGCCACGTCCTCGACTATCTTTTCAAGCCCAACTTCGGCGCCTCGTTGCACATGCTGAAGGTGGAAATCGGAGGCGACGCGCAAACTACCGACGGGACGGAGCCGTCGCACATGCACGCTGAAGACGACGAGAACTACTTCCGGGGTTACGAATGGTGGCTCATGAAAGAGGCCAAGAAGAGGAACCCGAACGTGACGCTCGTCGCTTTGCCGTGGGCCTTCCCCGGCTGGGTGGGCCGAGGTAAGAAGTGGCCCTACGACTTCCCTGACGTCACCGCGGCTTACGTCGTCAGCTGGATCGTGGGCGCCAAGCGCTTCCACCGGCTCGACGTCGATTACGTGGGGATTTGGAACGAACGCCCCTTCGACGGCGCCTACATCAAGCTGCTGCGCGCCACCTTGGACAAAAGCGGCCTGGAGCGAGTCGGGATCATCGCCAGCGACAACCTGTGGGAGCCCATCTCGCAGGCCATCCTGCTGGACCCGGAGCTCGGCCGAGCCGTGGACGTGATCGGCGCCCACTACCCCGGCACCGCCGCCGCGGCGGACGCCCTGAAGACCGGCAAGAGGCTGTGGGCTTCGGAGGACTACAGCACGTTCAACGACGAGGTCGGCGGAGGCTGCTGGGCGCGCCTCGTCAACCAGAACTACGTCAACGGATTGATGAGCGCCACCGTTTCCTGGAATCTGGTCGCCAGCTACTACGAGGCGCTGCCCTTCGCCAGAGACGGCCTGATGACCGCGGCCCAGCCCTGGAGCGGCTACTACGCCGTGGAGTCTCCCGTCTGGATGACGGCTCACACCACGCAGTTCAGCCAGCCGGGGTGGACCTACCTGAAGACGGTCGGGCATTTGGCCAAAGGCGGAAGCTACGTGGCCTTGACGGACGGCAAAGCCAATCTGACGCTCGTCATCGAGACCATGAGCCACGACCATTCCTTATGCATAAGGCCGCCGCTGCCGCCGTACTCGGTGAGCCCGCAAAACGCCACCTTCCGGCTGCGAGGGTCCTTTTCCTCCATCCGGCGTCTGGAAATATGGCGGTCCCGCTTCAACTTCCGGACGAAAGCGCCCGCTTTTATGGAGCGGCTGAGACCGTTGACGCTCACCGATGGCACATTCACCCTCAGTCTCGCCGAAGACGAAGTTTACACCGTCAGCACGATCACGGGGGCGCACAAAGGCAAACACCCGGATCCGCCCGCCCCCGCTCCCTTCCCCGAGGAGTACGAGGACGACTTTAACGTCCGGGAAGCTCCCTTCTCGGAAGCTCCCAACTTCGCCGACCAGACCGGGGTCTTTGAATATTACGCCAACCTGACCGATCCCGGGCCTCACGCCCGGACGTTACGCCAGGTCGTGACCCGACCGCCCATCTCTTGGGCGGCGGACGCCGACCAGACCCTGAGCGTCATCGGCGACTACGCGTGGCGGGATCTCACTGTCGAATGCGACGTCTTCATGGAGCGCGCCCGGACGGGCGGCGTCTTCATCGCGGCCAGGGTCGACAAAGGCGGCGAGGCCGTCCGCAGCGCCAAGGGCGTCTTTTTCTGGATCTTTGCCGACGGAACGTACAAAGTTACCGACGACCTGGCCGGTCTGACGATTCTGGCCGAAGGGCCGTCTGGCACGCGGGCGGGCGACTGGCACACGCTCTCGCTCAGCGTACGGGGCCCGTTGGCGTCGGGAAGGCtgaatggttttgttttgtgggagaACGCCGTGGCGCTGACGCCCAGGAACGGCTGGGCTGCCATCGGGACGCGCTCCTTCGAGCTGGCCCAGTTTGACAATTTTGCGGTGAAGGCGACCAAGGGAGAAGCGCGTCTTAAATCGTGA
- the tbc1d16 gene encoding TBC1 domain family member 16 isoform X3 — MRYITPESSPVRRNARRGGRRRHSRPPAAQAEDDEDEDEERNVARGSSADEADEGSCELSDEVSRDSATGSDSDTFSSPFCLSPVSEALREGGGSVFLDNDCREPSEEFARRSTSSASASSPESDGQSQGARWEERQKALALERLRAVFRVDLGHMRSLRLFFSDDACAGGQLVIASRESQYKILHFHRAGLDKLAEVFQQWKCCRETRLKDQVPDEKTCMHFSIQRSAPPSAESHPEEKLYRRLDVSTWLRHLDDNGQVEEEYKLRKAIFFGGIEPSIRGEVWPFLLHYYTCDSTSQEREAWRLEKRVHYHDVQQRRLSMSPEEHSDFWRKVQFTVDKDVVRTDRNNQFFRGENNPNVEMMRRVLLNYAVFNPDTGYCQGMSDLVAPLLTEIQDESDTFWCFVGLMENTIFISSPRDEDMERQLVASRRIAKRAGSDTSSEPYDVCVLRVLAAQMYLRELLRLMLPRFHRHLTALGEDGLQLLFCHRWILLCFKREFPDTDALRMWEACWAHYQTDYFHLFLCVAIIVLHGDDVTDQQLATDQMLLHFSNLSMRMNGELVLRKARSLLYQFRLLPRIPCSLHDLCKLCGPGMWDSRYIPAVECSGEHPDSQSCPYGGTSTPRPSSPDPSGASKSRETFAFGKQS, encoded by the exons ATGCGCTACATCACGCCCGAGAGCTCGCCCGTGCGACGGAACGCGCGCCGCGGAGGCCGGCG ACGGCACTCGCGCCCCCCCGCCGCACAAGCGGAAgacgacgaggacgaggacgaggagagGAACGTCGCCCGCGGCTCCTCCGCCGACGAGGCCGACGAGGGCTCGTGCGAGCTGTCGGACGAAGTGAGCCGCGACAGCGCCACGGGCTCCGACTCGGACACCTTCTCCTCGCCCTTCTGCTTGTCGCCCGTCAGCGAGGCGCTCCGTGAGGGCGGCGGCTCCGTCTTCTTGGACAACGACTGCAG GGAGCCGTCCGAGGAGTTCGCGCGCCGCTCGACGAgctccgcctccgcctccagCCCGGAGAGCGACGGCCAGTCGCAGGGCGCCCGGTGGGAAGAGCGGCAGAAGGCGCTGGCGCTGGAGCGGCTGCGCGCCGTGTTCCGGGTGGACCTGGGTCACATGAGGTCGCTGCGGCTCTTCTTCAG TGACGACGCGTGCGCCGGCGGCCAGCTGGTGATAGCCAGCCGAGAGAGCCAGTACAAGATCCTCCACTTCCACCGCGCCGGCCTGGACAAGCTGGCCGAGGTTTTCCAGCAGTGGAAGTGCTGCAGGGAGACGCGACTCAAAGACCAG GTGCCCGACGAGAAGACCTGCATGCACTTTTCCATCCAGAGGTCCGCGCCGCCGTCGGCCGAGAGCCACCCCGAGGAGAAGCTGTACCGCAGGCTGGACGTCAGCACCTGGCTACGACACCTCGACGACAACGGCCAGGTGGAGGAGGAGTATAAACTACGCAAG GCCATCTTCTTCGGGGGCATCGAGCCATCCATCCGTGGCGAGGTGTGGCCCTTCCTGTTGCACTACTACACTTGCGACTCCACCTCGCAGGAGAGGGAGGCCTGGAGGCTAGAGAAGCGGGTGCACTACCATGACGTCCAGCAGAGGAG GTTATCCATGAGCCCCGAGGAGCACAGCGACTTCTGGAGGAAGGTCCAGTTCACCGTGGACAAGGATGTGGTGAGGACGGACCGCAACAACCAGTTCTTCAGAGGCGAGAACAACCCCAACGTGGAGATGATGAG GCGTGTGCTGCTCAACTACGCCGTGTTCAACCCCGACACGGGCTACTGCCAGGGCATGTCGGACCTGGTGGCCCCGCTCCTGACCGAGATCCAGGACGAAAGCGACACGTTCTGGTGCTTCGTGGGCCTCATGGAGAACACCATCTTCATCAGCTCGCCACGGGACGAGGACATGGAGAGGCAGCTGGTAGCGTCTCGTCGGATCGCCAAGCGAGCTGGTAGCGATACGTCGAGCGAGCCGTACGATGTGTGCGTGTTGCGTGTGCTTGCGGCGCAGATGTACCTGCGGGAGCTGCTGCGCCTGATGCTGCCTCGCTTCCACCGGCACCTGACGGCGCTGGGCGAGGACGGCCTCCAGCTGCTCTTCTGCCACCGCTGGATCCTCCTGTGCTTCAAGCGCGAGTTCCCCGACACGGACGCTCTGCGCATGTGGGAGGCGTGCTGGGCTCACTACCAG ACGGATTACTTCCACCTGTTCCTGTGCGTGGCCATCATCGTCCTCCACGGCGACGACGTGACGGATCAGCAGCTGGCCACCGACCAAATGCTGCTGCACTTCAGCAACCTGTCCATGCGCATGAACGGAGAGCTGGTGCTGCGCAAG GCGCGCAGCCTCCTCTACCAGTTCCGCCTCCTACCCAGAATCCCGTGCAGCCTCCACGACCTGTGCAAACTGTGCGGCCCGGGCATGTGGGATAGCCGCTACATCCCCGCCGTGGAGTGTTCCGGCGAGCACCCGGACTCGCAGAGCTGTCCTTACGGGGGCACGTCTACGCCGCGGCCGTCCTCGCCCGACCCCTCGGGAGCCTCCAAATCTCGCGAGACTTTCGCCTTCGGGAAACAGTCTTGA